DNA sequence from the Eptesicus fuscus isolate TK198812 chromosome 7, DD_ASM_mEF_20220401, whole genome shotgun sequence genome:
aattcgTTTACTGGTTATGAGAACGAGAAGAGTAAATGTGTCACTTCCTCAAGGTCACTTTGAGCCAAAAATAGAATTCTGGTGTAAGGTCTGGTTGCTAAACCACGCTTCCCCTGCAATGGTAAGCTGCCATTGGTAAGCTGGTCactaagaaacagaaaagaagaagaaaaagatgagatATTTAAAGTATGTTCCTACTGCTATCTCTTTCTCATACTTGACGATCCCCTCCATTTTGCCCATTTCCCATACTGTGAGTTGACCGTTTCCCATCCTGTAGATTCTATATTACAATTATGGGAAGAAACTGCAATGGCCTTGGCAGATAAGGAAAAAACCTTATTCCTATTTCAAACATGaaacaaatgtttcattttcttttctgattaaaaTACGGGATTTaggccagctggcgtggctcagtggttgagcatcgaactatgaaccaggaggtcacagtttgattcccggtcagggcacatgactgggttgtgggctcgatcccctagtagggggcatgcaggagacagctgatcaatgattctctctcatcattgatgtttctatttcttctttcctctcgaaaatcaataaaaaaatatttttaaaaaatatatgggatATAGCCTCAAAAattaagattctttttaaaactgtcttgttaaattaatttcttctattgaaaatgcttttcattgattcccagaggaaggggagggggggagggagggagggagggaaggagagagggagagggagagggagagggagagagagagagagagagagagagagagagcgagcgagcgcaagagcgagagagaaacattgatgtgagagagaaacctcacttggttggttgtctcctgtatgtgccccaaccagagattgaacctgcaaccttggtatgtgccctgattgggaatcgaacaaAAGAGattttggtgtacaggagaaggctccaaccaactgagctacccggccaggtctcttctatttaaattttcttgatACATATTATTATCTTTTGATTTATAAATTTAAGGCAGTTCACTAAGACATGTGTAGGTACCTGCACATATAGTATTTGGCATATGTCTAAAGCAGTACtaacaacttttaaaatagttttttcattttttattacaaatactagaggcctggtgcatgaaattcgtgcatgttgggggtgtccctcagcctggcctgcaccatctccaatctgggatccctctcacaatctgggatccctctcacaatccgggaccgctggctcctaaccgctcccctgccggcctgattgactaactactcccctgccatcctgatcacccccaactgccctcccctgctgcaacctgcctcctccgctgggacccacctcctctgcgCGAGGCAGTGGAGACGCTGGAACCGGCCTTCTCTGCACTGCGCAGAGCCGCAGGCCCCCCGGCCTCACTGCGTGGAGTGgcctccaggccctgcctccactgtgcacgcagccatcttgtggtggccaccttgtgccGACATCATACAagggcatgacaccacctaggtttttattatataggatgcacaCACAACAAAGATGTCATAAGTCATTTCTTGGCTCTACTTGCATTCAGTCCTTGCTCTTGAGCAGCTTTCTTTGCTCTAACCATCTCGACACGTTCCCTATCGTTTCAGGCAGGCCTTCTTTGTCCTTGCCAGTCTACATAGAAATTGCAAAAGTACTTTCAGATGTACTTGCTGGTTGGTATGTTTCAAAGCTTGTTCCAAAAGCTCCTGTTCTGTTGTCCAAGGGGTGAAATCTGTGCACATACCTTCAAATCATTGTGAAGATGTTGCATTGTCTGCTTGAGGCACTGAAGactctgttcttttaaaaacttatcaAAAATCTTTTTATGTCATTTCCTCAATGAAGGTCAAGTGTTTGaagactctttgcttttctgATAACATCTTTGGTGGTTCTATTGATTCCAGAAGAAGAATGCATGTTCATATAATTAGCAATAACTTCCCATCTTGAATTTGTGGCAGTAGGAACGAGATTAACAGATTTAATTAGTAACTGCTGATCATATACTGACCAATCTTGACTGCAATTTCTACCTCCACCAGTTGATTTCTTAGATGCTTATCACAtatgagcctcagcttcctctttcTCGTTTCTAATTTGctcatttcttctgtttttccagGGCAGCCTTTTCTATTTTGAGAATGATGTGTTTCATTCAAACAAACACTGCAAACTTGCTAATTCAAGGTGCTCACAACGTTTTCCCACTTCTATCATTTTTAACCTGCACTTCCTCGTTTTCACAAGTGATTCCATTGCGTGAGCTTTGAaatttttgtctttcctttttaatgGCTTTTGTAATGGCTTTTGTCTGGCTATTTTGTCCTTCTTTGTCAATAATGCTTGTTGTctaccttcctcttcttctttctctttagctAATGGAGCAGCTCTAATTCacttgtctttgtttttctttagcttCTTGCTCCTTCTGTTTTGCTTCTGCTTTCTTTCCTGCTTTTTCTTCCCACATGAAAGTTCTTAGTTTATTAATCCTCTTATGAAAAATCTGCACAATCACCCCGGATGAAGTCAGTGAAGAATCATTAATACTTCTGTTATCCAATCCTAGCTCACTTTTGCCAGCACCAGCATTGGCCTTTGTAGTCCCCCCGACTTTCTTCATCCTGTTCTTGCattcctctctctgtttccttgGGGTCTTCTTCTCATAGAGGCCATGTCTTGCAAATCTAtgtttgggttcatttttctttgcataaTCCAAGGCGTAATAAGTCATGCCAAAGCCATTTGTCTTGCCACCACCAAAATGGGTTCTGAATCCAAACACAAAGATGATATCTGATGTTATCTTATACATTTTGGCTAATTTTCCCCAACTTTCTCTCTTGGGTACTGTTGCCTTCTGAGGGTGAAGGACATCAATGACCATTGGTTTGTGCTGAAGTAGTCTGTTGGTCATGAACTTCCTGGTCCGGGTAGTTGCTGTGTCCTTCGTGATGGCAGCCTCTGCTTCTTTCTTggccttcccctcttccttaaCTCTTTTAATTCTTGGATCAAAGCTGTATGCCTTGTCAATGAACGTCCTTATTcagtttgtttcttcttttttccattgTGGCCCTGCTGCTCTGTCCTGTTTTTCAATCCATCTCCTCTCGTcgcagcatttttctttttcttctgcatcTAAATGGGAATATTCtaagaatcaaaattatatcagaaagaataaaatgtatcTACATCTTCAAATCAGGAATTCATATCACCAAGTCtcggacatttttaaaatttgaccttTCGGAATTCCTTTAAAACACTGGGAAAAATACTTTGAATAAACTGTATCTTGCTTTCCTTTAAGAAGCAACCAAGATAGCAAAAAATATGTTGATTGGTTTCGGTGTAACTGTGTATCTTACATGGCCAAGTCGAAGTACTGCCTAATGATCTTGGTTCTTCAGTGGTGGGATCAAATGTTTTTAGAATAGGAAATTCTCATTGCAATTCTTCACCTTCTGATTCCTCTGACAAATCTTTCTTATCCTCCAGTTCCTGAAAAGAGGCAGAAGAATTTCTGTTTCTCCGCTTAACAAAAGCTTCAAACCATCTTCCCAAAGGTTCAACTTGATGGTGTTGAGGCTGTGATTGAAAGAGTTGGGCGTTGGCCTTGGATGGGTGCTCAGTTGGTCAGAACGTCATCCTAgaatgccaaggttgcaggttcgatcccaggtccgAGTACATacaacaatcaaccaatgaatgcatacataagtggaacaacagattgatgtttctctctctctctctctctctctctctctctctctctctctccctctctctctctctcaaaaaaaaagaaaaaaaaatcaaagaaagaaagagttgaGGGGTTTCAATGCATTGCATGGAATAAATCAAAGGTCAGCATGTGAGTGATGGTGGTGCCCTGGGTGTCCACATCActaggcagcagcagcaggatggtgccagggccagccccaggggcacagcAGTTCACATCCAGGCTGAGGGTGCTCAGCGTCCCCCCAGGCTCTAGCAGTACTGCCAGCTGACCCTTCTGTTGTGGGAAACGCTCTATATTTATGCTATATGATAAGATAGCCACACGAGCGCTTGTGTGACCAaggaacaaaaattaattttattttacttaaatttagaAACAACCTGTGGCTAGTGGACAGCATAGCCCTAAAGTCTgggtatatattttattcttaacactttttattttaaaatagagccacaggaagttgcaaaaatagtacagagaggCCCAGTTtcccctgtgtttttttttcaaagtatatcactatagtacaatatcaaaaccaggaaattgacacAGGTACAATGTATATTtagttttatgtcattttttcACTTGTATAGAGTtgtgttgccctggccggtttggctcagtggatagagcatcggcccagggactgcagggtcatgggttcgattctggtcaagggcacatgcctgggttgtgggtttgatccccagtagggggcgtgcaggaggcagccgatcaatgattctctctcatcattgatgtttctatctctctctccctctcccttcctctctgaaagcaataaaaatatattagagttgtgtaaccaccacctcAATCAAGATACTCAACAATCCCATCACCACAAAGAACTCCCTTGTGCGATCCCTTTACAGTCATCCCCAGCACTCTTATCCCCACCAGGCCTAGGCTCTGGCAGCCACTGATCTATTCTCTATTTCTATCATGTTGTCACCAACAAACGCTGTACAGGTGGAAGCACACAGTATGTGACTTTCTGATATCAGCCTTTTTCACCGGGCATAATGCCCTTGAGATCGATTAAACTTCTTGGCATGCATCAATAACAtggttcctttttatggctgtgtCGAATTCCAcagtgtggatgtaccacagctgGTTTTATCTATTATGTTAATGAACATTAGGTTGTTTGAAGTTTTAGGGTTTTATAAACAAAACTGCTATGACCATTCTCACACAGATTTTAGTGCagatttcatttctctgggataaaggCTTAGACATGCGACTGACAGATTGTGTGATGAGTGGACGTCCacctgtggttttgttttttaagatattttttattgatttcagagaggaaaggagaggcacacatagaaacatcaatgatgagagagaattattgatcaactgcctcctgcacacccgctactggggatcgagccggcaacccaggcatatgccctgactaggaattgaaccgtgacctcctggttcataggtcgactatGTATATACATCTTCATTTACTTAGATCTTCAATTACTTTCATCAGTACTTTGTAGGTTTCATGGGTATATCTTTTAAAAGCAACctaaataataaattagaaatcACTTACAAATGCTACCGAAATAAAAAGTGATAGTCCAAACAagttttgaaagtaaaaattacCTTAATGAACTAAAGTTAAAAATCAAAAGTACCATAAATCCAAATATGTCCATTAGGGGCATATAAGCAGATTTTTCTGAAAGACACggtttatataatttacaaataaatgaaaggagaCCACAGGGAATTTTGCaattaaaacagtaattttaCTCTCTAGCTGCTTGAAGATCAACCTTCATCATGAATGACACAGTAACCATACAGACCAGGAAGTTCATGACCAACAGACTACTTCAGCGCAAACCAATGGTCATTGATGTCCTTCACCCTCAGAAGGCAACAGTACCCAAGACAGAAATTCAGGGAAAACTAGCCAAAATGTATAAGACCACACCTGATGCCATCTTTGTGTTTGGATTCAGAACCCACCTTGGTGGTGACAAGACAAATGGCTTTGGCATGATTTATGATTCCTTGGATTacgcaaagaaaaataaacccaaacacaGACTTGCAAGACATGGCCTATATGAGAAGGAGACCccaagaaaacagagaaaggaatGCAAGAACAGAATGAAGAAAGTCAGGGGGACTGCAAAGGCCAATGCTGGTGCTGGCAAAAAGAAGGAGTcaagcgccgaaaccggtttggctcagtggatagagcgtcggcctgcggactcaagggtcccgggttcgattccaatcaagggcatgtaccttggttgcgggcacatccccagtggggggtgtgcaagaggcagctgatcgatgtttctctatcatcgatgtttctaactctctatccctctctcttcctctctgtaaaaaatcaataaaatatattttaaaaaaaaaagaaagaaaaaaaaagaaggagtcaAGATTCTTCGGTGACTTTATCTGTGATGGTTGTGCAGATTTTTCATGAGAGGATTAATAAACTATAAACTTCTATGtgtggaaaaaacacacaacaacagtAAACAGAGCAGATTGGAAGTATAAGGGAGATAGAATAAGTATCTTCCAGTTATATGCAGCACAGTTTTCCTCACCTTTTTTGATTATTATGTTTATTCTATGTATCAAACCTGTTCATTACATGTGCAGTTATAGTGCAAGATTAGGGTTCTAAATTATATAACTGTAATTACATAACTgtataaatgatatttttaaagagtagtgataaaaataatgctttatgAATTTTGCTGCTTAGCTATTTACAGAAGGAAGgtcaagtagaaaaataattctgttgaataataaatgtattaatattaaCTATTTAGACAATTTACTGAAGCTATGGGGAAAGTGGGATATGAGAAAATCAAAGGGATTAAAATTATTTAGCCCAGAAATGAGAATTCTGTAAAAATACCTAGAAGACAATCAGGAAGTTATATATCTATCCAAGGGAAATAAAGGCTAATTTTTTTAACATACCCAAGAATACATTTGTAACAATTGGAGCTCAAAATAATGATAATGCAGTAAGTAGGTTGTACAAACTTAAAATAAGGAAGGTCCTATTGATGATGAGTGAAATATAGTTGTGTAGGCCTGGGACGATCAAAATAGAATCcccaccgcccgccccccgccttaACATTCTGTA
Encoded proteins:
- the LOC103285483 gene encoding 40S ribosomal protein S24-like; the protein is MNDTVTIQTRKFMTNRLLQRKPMVIDVLHPQKATVPKTEIQGKLAKMYKTTPDAIFVFGFRTHLGGDKTNGFGMIYDSLDYAKKNKPKHRLARHGLYEKETPRKQRKECKNRMKKVRGTAKANAGAGKKKESSAETACKQLKSVFRTVSEAAI
- the LOC114231180 gene encoding 40S ribosomal protein S24-like; its protein translation is MTNRLLQHKPMVIDVLHPQKATVPKRESWGKLAKMYKITSDIIFVFGFRTHFGGGKTNGFGMTYYALDYAKKNEPKHRFARHGLYEKKTPRKQREECKNRMKKVGGTTKANAGAGKSELGLDNRSINDSSLTSSGVIVQIFHKRINKLRTFMWEEKAGKKAEAKQKEQEAKEKQRQVN